The window TCACCTTTTTTCAGAAGAAGCAGGTGGTCTGCGGGCATGGCTTCCCACGAATAGCCGTCGAGCTTCTGCGTGGACACGGTCACGCCCTCGTTTTCTTGTGAACAGTACATGGGCTTGTCCTCATGGTGGTTGTACGCATAAACGGTGCTTCCGTCCGCCATGACAAAGTTGAGCCCTATCTGGCGGCCGAACTCGTAGTCGTCGAACAGGCTGGCGATGCCGCCGGTTATACCATGGAGGGCAGTACCGTTATCCTGGTGCCTGTGGCTGACAATATTATCGAGAATTATATTAAAAACACTTTCCGAGTCGGTCTCGCCATGAGTCCTGGGATGCCGGGCTACGCCGTCCACGTGGCCGTTATGGGCAAAGACCCAGTGCTTACCCAGAAGCTCCTGGTAGAACGGGTGGCAGTTCGCCTCGTTGATCTTGCCGCAGGAGGCGTGGCGGATATGAGCGACGATAACGTCGCTTCGGGCGAGCCGGGCAGCATCATAATATTCTGGGCTCTTCCGGGCTTCCACGGCCTTTTTTATTATAATGGGGACGCCGTTACTATAACAGGCCAGGCCCCAGCCGTGCGGGTTCCGGTCGGAATGTTCGGCAAAGCTGCATAAGCCGCCTTCAAGGCTTGCCTCACGGCTGCCGCTGAACCCGAAGAGCTCGCACATGATAAGAAAATTGGTTTTCTCATCCTATAAAACTCTTCTATATTTTTGCGAGGATAAGGTAGTACCGGCCCGAGATATCCTCCACGGACTCGACCTTGAACCGGGCATCAGCGATAAGCCTGGAGGCTTTTTGCTCGCTGAGCCGTATTTCCAAAGGGGGACCCCCCTCCATCGGCTCCTTCTTCCAGTCCAGGTCGGCGAGCCTTCCGCCTAACCTGAGCATCTTTCGGGCGTTTGCCAGCACTTTTTGGGGGTCCTGAAAATCGTGGAGGCATATGCCGAAAAACGCGATATCGGCGCAGCCCTCGCAGGCGACGGCGCTCTCGGCCTCGGCCGCAATAGTCTTTATGTTCAGCCCCGCGTCCGACGCTTTTCTGTCCACCAGCTCGAGCGCATCCGCGTCGACGTCGATGCCGTACACACGGCCTTTCGGGCCGACGATGCGTGCGGCCGGTACTGCAAAATATCCCTGGCCACAGCCGATATCCACGATGGTCATTCCCGGCTTCAGGCCGGCCTTCGATAAGATGACATCGGGGTCCATGGTTTTTCTGCGGTCGCTCTCGTCCCATCGCTTGTATCCATGCATGTTATCCCAGCTTCAGGTATGTGATATCAAAGCCCTTGTTGACGTAGTCCATGACGATGCGGGCGCACGTCTCGTAATTTTCTGTCTCGTCGTCGATCTCAAAAGCCCTCGTATGGAAATTATCCCTGTGGTCCTGGATCATGGGGCCGCCGTGGTGATCGAGGCTCATCCTTTTATGCAAGTGGACTTCTCCGTTCACTTCTTTATCCATGGACATGGAGATGACGGCGCGGGGCTGCGCGGCCTCCTGCCGGCAGACGTAGCAATAATGGATGACGTCATATTCGTCGATATTCACCTTCATGGGCTCCGTGCTCCTTTCCAAGAGAAAGTTTTAATTTATTAAAT of the Methanocella sp. genome contains:
- a CDS encoding class II glutamine amidotransferase, encoding MCELFGFSGSREASLEGGLCSFAEHSDRNPHGWGLACYSNGVPIIIKKAVEARKSPEYYDAARLARSDVIVAHIRHASCGKINEANCHPFYQELLGKHWVFAHNGHVDGVARHPRTHGETDSESVFNIILDNIVSHRHQDNGTALHGITGGIASLFDDYEFGRQIGLNFVMADGSTVYAYNHHEDKPMYCSQENEGVTVSTQKLDGYSWEAMPADHLLLLKKGEIYALSERI
- a CDS encoding class I SAM-dependent methyltransferase; translated protein: MHGYKRWDESDRRKTMDPDVILSKAGLKPGMTIVDIGCGQGYFAVPAARIVGPKGRVYGIDVDADALELVDRKASDAGLNIKTIAAEAESAVACEGCADIAFFGICLHDFQDPQKVLANARKMLRLGGRLADLDWKKEPMEGGPPLEIRLSEQKASRLIADARFKVESVEDISGRYYLILAKI